The Corynebacterium tuberculostearicum genome window below encodes:
- a CDS encoding alpha/beta hydrolase family esterase, with protein sequence MHVHRRTADVDGRTRRFLVIAPDNPGPRPNLLLFFHGSLQSGNVMRRFTNGTFDELADATNTVLVYPDGVDRHFNDCRSILPVTARAENVDDVAFTAFLVEEMRREFGTGRTFACGYSNGGQMVLRLLFDAPFSLTRACIFASTLGEGDNHAPSNPAGYRPTPLLFFHGTADPYAPYEGGVAGLDAERTRGRVLSAPATAEHFALANGCQPPRDYHPTADVTATAYDGDFPVELWTMEGLGHVIPSSMKTDPRIGPNTDSFRAVDKVREFFGLDDAQA encoded by the coding sequence ATGCACGTACACCGCCGCACCGCGGATGTGGATGGCCGCACCCGCCGCTTTCTCGTCATCGCGCCGGATAACCCCGGCCCGCGCCCGAACCTCTTGCTCTTCTTCCACGGCTCGCTGCAGTCCGGAAACGTGATGCGCCGCTTTACTAACGGCACCTTCGACGAGCTTGCCGACGCCACCAATACCGTCCTCGTCTACCCCGACGGCGTCGACCGCCATTTCAACGATTGCCGCAGCATCCTGCCCGTCACCGCCCGCGCGGAGAACGTGGACGACGTCGCCTTTACCGCCTTCCTCGTCGAGGAGATGCGGCGCGAGTTCGGCACCGGCCGCACCTTTGCCTGCGGCTACTCCAATGGCGGGCAGATGGTGCTCCGCTTGCTTTTCGACGCCCCCTTTAGCCTCACCCGCGCCTGCATCTTCGCCTCCACCCTGGGCGAGGGCGACAACCACGCGCCCAGCAACCCGGCCGGTTACCGGCCCACTCCATTGCTGTTTTTCCACGGCACCGCCGACCCGTATGCGCCGTATGAGGGCGGGGTCGCCGGGCTGGATGCCGAGCGCACCCGCGGCCGCGTGCTTTCCGCGCCGGCCACCGCCGAACACTTCGCGCTGGCCAATGGCTGCCAGCCACCCCGCGACTACCACCCCACCGCGGATGTCACCGCCACCGCATACGACGGCGATTTCCCCGTCGAGCTGTGGACCATGGAGGGCCTCGGCCACGTGATTCCCTCTAGCATGAAAACCGACCCACGCATAGGCCCAAATACGGATTCCTTCCGCGCTGTGGATAAGGTCCGCGAGTTCTTCGGCCTCGACGACGCCCAGGCCT